The Streptomyces achromogenes genome window below encodes:
- a CDS encoding glycosyl hydrolase family 28 protein, with translation METSLSRRTALRAAGATVLAAGLSGGPTGTAAHADDAKSPPKLVTYPRPTSMPTNTSFKVRVRTARGGEWQTLDVYRPQLEEINATTGSGKVYNSSMVYFDFRGAVEIEVTNLKGGTTKARVRPDVLGIKPEVGGDTLVFTLDEPRDVVVQINDEIFDCLHVITNHVEQHPCSADDPDVIYFGPGVHTVTGNVLTVPSGKTVYLAGGAVLQAQVFFKNVEKSALRGHGMINGGAGAILCEGSRNIRVEDVIIMNPNGYAGTFGMSENVHVTKARAFSSKGNGDGFDVFSSTEIVFDGCFMRNSDDCFAIYCHRWDYYGDTRDITIQNCTLWADVAHPINVGTHGNTDAPETLENLVIRNIDVLDHREPQMNYQGCIALNPGDSNLIKNVRIEDVRIEDFRWGQVIYMKVMFNPKYNTSVGRGIQDVYVKNLSYTGTHASPSLFLGYDADHAIDNVVFENLVINGVAIADSMKKPSWYYTTDAIQWFYNEHVTNLKFLTTAEAEAAAAS, from the coding sequence ATGGAAACGTCCCTGTCCCGCCGTACCGCGCTCCGGGCGGCGGGCGCCACCGTCCTCGCCGCCGGTCTGTCGGGTGGACCGACGGGCACCGCTGCCCACGCCGACGACGCCAAGTCGCCACCGAAGCTGGTCACCTACCCGCGGCCGACGTCCATGCCGACGAACACCAGCTTCAAGGTGCGGGTCCGCACCGCCCGCGGCGGCGAGTGGCAGACCCTGGACGTCTACCGTCCGCAGCTCGAGGAGATCAACGCCACCACGGGCTCCGGCAAGGTGTACAACTCGTCGATGGTCTACTTCGACTTCCGAGGCGCCGTCGAGATCGAGGTCACCAACCTCAAGGGCGGCACCACCAAGGCCCGGGTGCGACCGGACGTCCTGGGCATCAAGCCGGAAGTCGGCGGTGACACACTGGTGTTCACCCTCGACGAGCCGCGGGACGTAGTCGTCCAGATCAACGACGAGATATTCGACTGTCTGCACGTCATCACCAACCACGTGGAGCAGCACCCGTGCAGCGCCGACGACCCGGACGTCATCTACTTCGGTCCCGGCGTGCACACCGTCACCGGCAACGTCCTCACCGTCCCCAGCGGCAAGACCGTCTATCTCGCGGGCGGCGCGGTCCTGCAGGCGCAGGTGTTCTTCAAGAACGTGGAGAAGTCCGCGCTCAGGGGGCACGGCATGATCAACGGCGGCGCGGGGGCGATCCTCTGTGAGGGCAGCAGGAACATCCGCGTCGAGGACGTCATCATCATGAACCCGAACGGCTACGCCGGCACGTTCGGCATGAGCGAGAACGTGCACGTCACGAAAGCGCGCGCGTTCAGCTCGAAGGGCAATGGAGACGGTTTCGACGTCTTCTCCTCGACGGAGATCGTTTTCGACGGCTGTTTCATGCGCAACTCCGACGACTGCTTCGCCATCTACTGCCACCGCTGGGACTACTACGGCGACACCCGCGACATCACCATCCAGAACTGCACGCTGTGGGCCGATGTCGCCCACCCCATCAACGTCGGCACGCACGGCAACACCGACGCCCCCGAGACGCTCGAGAACCTGGTCATCAGGAACATCGACGTCCTCGACCACCGCGAGCCCCAGATGAACTACCAGGGCTGCATCGCCCTCAACCCCGGCGACTCCAACCTCATCAAGAACGTCCGTATCGAGGACGTCCGTATCGAGGACTTCCGCTGGGGCCAGGTCATCTACATGAAGGTGATGTTCAACCCGAAGTACAACACCTCGGTGGGGCGCGGCATCCAGGACGTGTACGTCAAGAATCTCAGCTACACGGGCACCCACGCCAGCCCGTCGCTGTTCCTCGGCTACGACGCGGATCACGCCATCGACAACGTCGTCTTCGAGAACCTCGTGATCAACGGGGTGGCCATCGCCGACTCGATGAAGAAGCCGAGCTGGTACTACACCACCGACGCGATCCAGTGGTTCTACAACGAGCACGTCACGAACCTGAAGTTCCTCACGACCGCCGAGGCAGAGGCGGCCGCCGCGTCATGA
- a CDS encoding alginate lyase family protein, whose translation MSTPTPSRRGFLGGTTALLLVSGASGLLAPGTARAAAQHETRTRTFTHPGLLHTAADLARMRAAVTARQSPVYDGYLALAAHARSKSTYAVQNTGQITSWGRGPSNFQNQAVADSAAAYQNALMWSVTGERAHADKARDILDAWSASLAAVTGADGPLGAGLQAFKFVNAAELLRHGDYDGWPDADIARCERSFLDVWYPAVSGYMLYANGNWDLTALQTILAIGAFCEEPVLFEDALRFAAAGAGNGSVPHRVVTDAGQGQESGRDQGHEQLAVGLTGDIAQVAWHQGVDLWGFDAHRILANFEYAACYNLGNDVPFAPDLDRTGKYVKKSVSATGRGSLPPIYEMAYAHYTGVRGLDAPYTEAAVFRGAGGTRVVEGSNDDLPSWGTLAYAGMRPTAPAVPTAPAGVTAVGAARSVTVSWLPSAGASTYTVRRAAQPEGPYEEIATAVDRPTYTDTATRPGRTYHYTVSATNSLGGSGVSSTVCAGAGLPGRWAAQDLGTVHVPGSASFDGERFVLEASGTADTYHFAHLPLRGDGTVTARIVWPLSSQYSKIGVTLRDSLDADAAHAAMLIQGLPLHTWSGVWSVRPTTGAAVSATGSTPVPPSQQEAITVNASFPISSLGALPESATPLEAPYVEGAGDGYRLRAPYWVRVTRRGRRCTGAISPDGMHWSEVGSTEVALGRTTYAGLVLTSCLGVDEDYAETGAGAFDNVTVVTASGGEIWSTPRPALTGTGLTATTGADAIELTWTHPDPSARFTVLRAPHADGPYRTIATGTGPVGFGTRVRYADGTGEPGTTYHYAVAKTSAGGRGPLSEPATAAMPTPAEPGITSRSQAFANKGVPFRHLLRATHEPVRFAADGLPGGLRLDRRTGLISGTPARTGEFDVTTGAGNASGHTTAPLTLTVGTPPPVPWTYGDLGDVILDDRAYGTLGVVAIRTPGSTSYDGGTFTVRGAGIDLNANGQGMTGQFVRRPVIGDCTATARLLSRTGATADRVGLLMAKSLSPFDQAAGLVVTGGTAAQLMLRRAVAGASVFSGTAPTLHLPLLLRLKRTGTAFAAAVSTDDGATWTALASGDIPGFGDAPSHVGLVVCSRDPLTLVTTEFDEVSINSD comes from the coding sequence ATGAGCACTCCCACTCCGAGCCGCCGGGGCTTCCTCGGCGGCACGACCGCCCTGCTGCTGGTGTCGGGCGCGAGCGGACTGCTCGCGCCCGGAACGGCCCGGGCCGCCGCACAACACGAGACCCGTACCCGGACCTTCACGCACCCCGGCCTGTTGCACACCGCCGCCGATCTGGCTCGGATGAGGGCCGCCGTCACCGCCCGGCAGTCACCCGTCTACGACGGATACCTGGCGTTGGCCGCGCACGCCCGATCGAAGTCGACGTACGCCGTCCAGAACACCGGGCAGATCACCTCATGGGGCCGCGGCCCCTCCAACTTCCAGAACCAGGCCGTCGCCGACTCGGCCGCCGCCTACCAGAACGCGCTCATGTGGTCCGTCACGGGCGAGCGGGCCCATGCGGACAAGGCGCGCGACATCCTCGACGCGTGGTCGGCGTCCCTGGCGGCGGTCACCGGCGCGGACGGCCCGCTCGGTGCCGGGCTGCAGGCCTTCAAGTTCGTCAACGCGGCCGAGCTGCTGCGCCACGGTGACTACGACGGATGGCCGGACGCGGACATCGCCCGCTGTGAACGCTCCTTCCTCGACGTCTGGTATCCGGCCGTGTCCGGTTACATGCTCTACGCCAACGGCAACTGGGACCTGACGGCCCTTCAGACCATCCTGGCCATCGGCGCGTTCTGCGAGGAGCCCGTGCTCTTCGAGGATGCGCTGCGTTTCGCCGCGGCCGGCGCCGGCAACGGCAGCGTCCCGCACCGCGTCGTCACCGACGCCGGCCAGGGCCAGGAGTCCGGCCGGGACCAGGGCCACGAGCAGCTCGCCGTCGGCCTGACCGGCGACATCGCCCAGGTCGCCTGGCACCAGGGCGTCGACCTGTGGGGCTTCGACGCCCACCGCATCCTCGCCAACTTCGAGTACGCCGCCTGCTACAACCTGGGAAACGACGTCCCCTTCGCCCCCGACCTCGACCGCACCGGCAAGTACGTCAAGAAGTCGGTTTCCGCGACCGGCCGCGGTTCTCTGCCGCCCATCTACGAGATGGCATACGCCCACTACACGGGAGTCCGCGGCCTCGACGCGCCGTACACCGAGGCGGCCGTCTTCCGGGGCGCGGGCGGCACCCGCGTCGTCGAGGGCAGCAACGACGACCTGCCCAGCTGGGGCACACTCGCCTACGCCGGCATGAGGCCCACCGCCCCGGCCGTGCCCACGGCCCCGGCGGGCGTCACCGCGGTCGGCGCCGCCAGGTCCGTCACCGTGAGCTGGCTGCCGTCCGCCGGGGCGAGCACGTACACGGTCCGCAGGGCCGCCCAGCCCGAGGGCCCGTACGAGGAGATCGCCACCGCGGTCGACCGGCCGACGTACACGGACACCGCGACGCGCCCGGGACGCACGTATCACTACACCGTCTCCGCGACCAACTCCCTAGGCGGCAGCGGTGTTTCGAGCACGGTCTGCGCCGGCGCCGGTCTCCCCGGCCGCTGGGCCGCCCAGGACCTCGGCACCGTGCACGTCCCCGGCTCGGCCTCCTTCGACGGCGAGCGGTTCGTCCTGGAGGCGAGCGGCACCGCCGACACCTACCACTTCGCGCACCTGCCCCTGCGCGGCGACGGGACGGTCACCGCGCGGATCGTGTGGCCCCTCAGCTCCCAGTACTCCAAGATCGGCGTCACCCTCCGCGACTCCCTCGACGCGGACGCCGCCCACGCCGCCATGCTGATCCAGGGGCTGCCGCTGCACACCTGGAGCGGTGTGTGGAGCGTACGGCCGACCACCGGCGCCGCTGTCTCCGCCACCGGCAGCACGCCCGTGCCACCGTCCCAGCAGGAGGCGATCACAGTGAACGCCTCCTTCCCGATCTCCTCCCTCGGCGCGCTGCCGGAGTCGGCGACCCCACTGGAGGCGCCGTACGTCGAGGGCGCCGGCGACGGCTACCGGCTGCGGGCGCCGTACTGGGTGCGCGTCACCCGCAGGGGCCGCCGATGCACCGGCGCGATCTCCCCGGACGGCATGCATTGGAGCGAAGTCGGCTCGACGGAGGTCGCGTTGGGGCGTACCACCTACGCGGGGCTCGTCCTCACCTCATGTCTCGGTGTCGACGAGGACTACGCCGAGACCGGCGCCGGCGCCTTCGACAACGTCACCGTCGTGACGGCTTCGGGCGGCGAAATCTGGTCCACGCCGCGCCCCGCCCTCACCGGCACCGGCCTCACGGCCACCACCGGTGCCGACGCCATCGAACTGACCTGGACCCATCCGGATCCCTCGGCCCGCTTCACGGTGCTGCGGGCCCCGCATGCGGACGGCCCCTACCGCACGATCGCGACCGGCACCGGCCCCGTCGGCTTCGGCACCCGCGTACGTTACGCGGACGGGACCGGGGAGCCCGGCACGACGTACCACTACGCCGTCGCGAAGACGAGCGCCGGCGGACGCGGACCGCTGTCCGAACCGGCCACCGCCGCGATGCCCACCCCGGCCGAACCCGGCATCACCTCCAGATCACAGGCGTTCGCGAACAAGGGTGTGCCCTTCCGGCATCTTCTCCGCGCCACACACGAGCCCGTCCGGTTCGCCGCCGACGGCCTCCCCGGCGGTTTGCGCCTCGACCGGCGCACCGGCCTGATCTCCGGAACACCCGCCCGGACCGGCGAGTTCGACGTCACCACCGGAGCGGGCAACGCCTCCGGCCACACGACCGCACCCCTCACCCTCACCGTCGGCACGCCACCGCCCGTCCCCTGGACCTACGGCGACCTCGGCGACGTCATCCTCGACGACCGCGCCTACGGGACGCTCGGTGTGGTGGCGATCCGCACGCCCGGCAGCACCTCCTACGACGGTGGGACGTTCACCGTCCGCGGCGCGGGCATCGATCTGAACGCCAACGGCCAGGGCATGACCGGGCAGTTCGTACGCCGGCCGGTCATCGGTGACTGCACGGCCACCGCCCGGCTCCTCTCCCGAACCGGAGCCACCGCCGACCGGGTCGGACTGCTGATGGCCAAGTCCCTGTCGCCGTTCGACCAGGCCGCCGGGCTCGTCGTCACCGGCGGGACCGCCGCCCAGTTGATGCTGCGCAGGGCGGTGGCCGGCGCATCCGTCTTCTCCGGTACCGCCCCCACCCTCCATCTGCCTCTGCTGCTGAGGCTGAAACGCACGGGGACCGCCTTCGCCGCGGCCGTCTCCACCGACGACGGCGCCACCTGGACCGCCCTCGCCTCCGGCGACATCCCCGGCTTCGGCGACGCCCCCTCCCACGTGGGTCTCGTGGTCTGCTCCCGCGACCCCCTGACCCTCGTCACCACCGAGTTCGACGAGGTGAGCATCAACTCCGACTGA
- a CDS encoding alginate lyase family protein — protein sequence MSRISPHQPLEHDLLGRRGLLRTAGGLTAALALGGTAAVLAGTPAGAAPTTFIHPGMLHNAGDIHRAKVRVAAGTDPWLSGWNRLTANSHAQSTWTPNPQATIIRGGTGENYGILYNDIAAAYQNALRWQVGGTAANGDTASKILNAWSSTLTTVTGNADRFLAAGIYGWELCQAAELMRGYAGFDLAAFQEMMVNVFYPLNNDFLTRHNGACITNYWANWDLCNMASVMAIGILTDSAAKYDQAVTYFTSGAGNGSLAHAVPYLFTDSDGYALGQWQESGRDQGHTVMGMGQMGAICEMAWNQGDDLYSYDSRRFMKAAQYVAKYNLGQEVPYTTYTWGTGQSCAQSSQTVVAAGSRGQVRPVWAMLHFHYNRRLGLDDKYVSAMYYNVASPEGGGGDYGATSGGYDQLGFGTLMYAK from the coding sequence ATGAGCCGCATCTCCCCCCACCAGCCCCTCGAACACGATCTGCTGGGCCGCCGCGGTCTACTGAGGACCGCGGGCGGCCTCACGGCCGCACTCGCCCTCGGGGGCACGGCGGCCGTGCTGGCGGGCACCCCCGCCGGCGCGGCGCCGACGACCTTCATCCACCCCGGCATGCTCCACAACGCCGGTGACATCCACCGCGCCAAGGTGCGCGTCGCCGCCGGCACCGACCCCTGGCTGTCCGGCTGGAACAGACTGACCGCCAACTCCCACGCGCAGTCCACCTGGACCCCCAACCCGCAGGCCACGATCATCCGCGGCGGTACGGGTGAGAACTACGGGATCCTCTACAACGACATCGCCGCCGCCTACCAGAACGCACTGCGCTGGCAGGTGGGCGGCACCGCGGCCAACGGCGACACCGCCTCGAAGATCCTCAACGCGTGGTCGTCCACGCTGACCACCGTCACCGGCAACGCGGACCGGTTCCTCGCGGCCGGCATCTACGGCTGGGAGTTGTGCCAGGCCGCCGAACTCATGCGCGGCTACGCGGGGTTCGATCTCGCTGCCTTCCAGGAGATGATGGTCAACGTCTTCTACCCCCTCAACAACGACTTCCTGACCCGCCACAACGGCGCATGCATCACCAACTACTGGGCCAACTGGGACCTGTGCAACATGGCGTCGGTCATGGCCATCGGGATCCTCACCGACAGCGCGGCCAAGTACGACCAGGCCGTCACCTACTTCACGTCGGGCGCGGGCAACGGCTCCCTCGCGCACGCCGTCCCCTACCTCTTCACCGACTCCGACGGTTACGCGCTGGGACAGTGGCAGGAGTCCGGCCGAGACCAGGGCCACACCGTCATGGGCATGGGGCAGATGGGCGCGATCTGCGAGATGGCCTGGAACCAGGGCGACGACCTGTACTCGTACGACAGCCGGCGCTTCATGAAGGCCGCCCAGTACGTGGCCAAGTACAACCTCGGCCAGGAGGTGCCGTACACCACCTACACCTGGGGCACCGGGCAGAGCTGTGCTCAGTCGTCCCAGACGGTGGTGGCCGCCGGCTCCCGCGGTCAGGTCCGGCCGGTGTGGGCCATGCTCCACTTCCACTACAACCGGCGTCTGGGCCTGGACGACAAGTACGTCTCCGCCATGTACTACAACGTCGCCTCTCCCGAGGGGGGCGGCGGTGACTACGGAGCCACCAGCGGCGGTTACGACCAGCTCGGCTTCGGCACGCTGATGTACGCCAAGTAG
- a CDS encoding GNAT family N-acetyltransferase has protein sequence MSDLNPADGQLRTARLSLRRPTEADIDAIFTIHRDPETCLHNPSDALTRLDEARELYRRWNDQWQRCGYGYWVVRRHDSALQLGFCGIKPMELRGMKVLNLFYRFAPSAWGQGFASEAAATVTTWASRHVPDLPLIARVRPANIASQRVAVRAGLTRAEQLDETGYDGLDYIYAARHADAWPHARH, from the coding sequence ATGAGTGACCTGAACCCGGCAGACGGACAACTGCGAACCGCCCGACTGTCGTTGCGGCGTCCGACCGAAGCCGACATCGACGCGATCTTCACGATCCACCGTGACCCCGAAACCTGCCTCCACAACCCCTCCGACGCGCTCACCCGGCTCGATGAAGCCAGGGAACTGTATCGCCGCTGGAACGACCAGTGGCAGCGGTGCGGATACGGGTACTGGGTCGTCCGACGCCACGACTCCGCCCTGCAACTGGGATTCTGCGGGATCAAGCCCATGGAACTGCGTGGCATGAAAGTCCTCAACCTCTTCTACCGCTTCGCGCCGTCGGCCTGGGGCCAGGGCTTCGCGAGCGAGGCCGCGGCGACGGTCACCACCTGGGCATCCCGCCACGTTCCCGATCTCCCACTGATCGCCCGCGTCCGGCCGGCCAACATCGCCTCGCAACGCGTCGCAGTGCGCGCCGGTCTGACCCGAGCAGAGCAACTCGACGAAACCGGATACGACGGCCTCGACTACATCTATGCAGCACGGCACGCCGATGCCTGGCCGCATGCGCGTCATTGA
- a CDS encoding YgaP family membrane protein: MDRQVRLAAGTLVLTGLIVGPRWNAARWLSAGVAGGLVFSALTNTCGTAKILAKLPHNQPKATDLDDTLTALTG; this comes from the coding sequence ATGGACCGCCAAGTCCGCCTCGCCGCCGGAACCCTCGTCCTGACCGGCCTGATCGTCGGGCCACGCTGGAATGCCGCCCGCTGGCTCTCTGCGGGCGTCGCGGGCGGCCTGGTCTTCTCCGCCCTCACCAACACCTGCGGCACGGCCAAGATCCTCGCCAAGCTCCCCCACAACCAGCCCAAGGCCACCGACCTGGACGACACCCTCACCGCCCTGACCGGCTGA
- a CDS encoding GntR family transcriptional regulator, producing MVAVEYRIDRRSGVPAFQQIVQQTKQALRLGVLVPGDRLPTAKDVAETSAVNPNTTLKAYRELEREGLVEPRPGLGTFVRRTLGRAETGTDSPLYGELVAWMAKAAGAGLEQEDVAALVAAALERQYAPGTKAVTGARTTRSTGE from the coding sequence GTGGTGGCCGTGGAGTACCGCATCGACAGGCGGAGCGGTGTCCCCGCCTTCCAGCAGATCGTGCAGCAGACCAAGCAGGCCCTGCGGCTGGGCGTACTGGTGCCGGGTGACCGGCTGCCCACCGCGAAGGACGTCGCCGAGACGAGCGCGGTCAATCCGAACACCACTCTCAAGGCGTACCGCGAGCTGGAGCGCGAGGGTCTGGTCGAACCGCGACCGGGCCTGGGCACCTTCGTGCGCCGCACGCTGGGCCGCGCCGAGACGGGCACCGACTCGCCGCTGTACGGGGAGCTGGTGGCGTGGATGGCGAAGGCGGCCGGGGCCGGTCTGGAGCAGGAGGACGTCGCCGCGCTGGTCGCGGCGGCGCTGGAAAGGCAGTACGCCCCCGGGACCAAGGCGGTCACGGGGGCCAGGACAACGAGGAGCACAGGTGAGTGA
- a CDS encoding ABC transporter ATP-binding protein has protein sequence MYAGEPALEAHGLGMRYRRGWALRDCTFRLPAGRICGLVGPNGAGKTTLLNLAAHVLKPTRGSLSLFGEAPGAVESGRRTAFLAQEKPLFRRFTVAETLRMGRELNPGWDQRAAEDIVRAGNVPFDAKIGTLSGGQRTRVAVALAFGKRPDLLLLDEPMSDLDPVVRHELMGTLLAEAGERGTTVLMSTHVLAELDNVCDFLVVVSGGGVRLAGDVDDLMTVHTVVTGAREGEGLPADLGYHTLVESRTSGRQFTALIRPEGPVTGPWEVAAPSMEELLLAYLRSPDAPPLITPTAQVQGQAFGTGTVAA, from the coding sequence ATGTACGCGGGGGAGCCGGCGCTCGAGGCGCACGGGCTGGGGATGCGCTACCGGCGGGGCTGGGCGCTGCGGGACTGCACCTTCCGGCTTCCGGCGGGCAGGATCTGCGGGCTCGTCGGCCCCAACGGGGCGGGCAAGACCACGCTGCTGAACCTTGCGGCCCATGTCCTGAAGCCGACGCGGGGCTCGCTCAGTCTGTTCGGTGAGGCGCCGGGCGCGGTGGAGTCCGGTCGGCGTACGGCCTTCCTCGCGCAGGAGAAGCCGCTGTTCCGTCGCTTCACCGTGGCGGAGACCCTGCGGATGGGGCGGGAGCTGAACCCCGGCTGGGACCAGCGCGCCGCCGAGGACATCGTCCGCGCGGGCAACGTGCCCTTCGACGCGAAGATCGGCACCCTCTCCGGCGGCCAGCGCACCCGCGTCGCCGTCGCCCTGGCCTTCGGAAAGCGCCCTGACCTGCTGCTGCTCGACGAGCCGATGTCGGACCTCGATCCGGTCGTGCGCCACGAACTCATGGGCACCCTCCTCGCCGAGGCGGGCGAGCGCGGCACCACCGTGCTGATGTCCACCCACGTCCTCGCCGAACTCGACAACGTGTGCGACTTCCTCGTCGTCGTCTCCGGCGGCGGAGTGCGCCTTGCCGGTGACGTGGACGACCTGATGACCGTGCACACCGTGGTCACCGGGGCCCGGGAGGGCGAGGGCCTGCCCGCCGACCTCGGGTACCACACCCTGGTCGAGTCCCGGACCAGCGGTCGGCAGTTCACCGCGCTCATCCGCCCGGAGGGCCCGGTCACCGGCCCCTGGGAGGTGGCCGCCCCGAGCATGGAGGAACTCCTGCTCGCTTATCTCCGCTCCCCCGACGCGCCACCGCTGATCACCCCCACCGCCCAGGTCCAGGGTCAGGCGTTCGGCACCGGGACGGTGGCGGCATGA
- a CDS encoding ABC transporter permease subunit — protein sequence MSTFTRPPTDGENRTTNETMNGTMNATKNGPRHGARNATTTQATRRPRLSGMTWLVWRQHRAAFWTMIAATVLCVAWMVYQRGQMMDFLGAYGFPAKNLDDAEKEFKPYIGAFTTVTTGLTAIPVMLGVLLGAPLLAGDLENGTAKLIAAQSVSRNRWLATKLALAGLVVTVTTVTLSAVFAWWWSPIKLHYADIDWASREFFNTTGPVPVALSLLSVFGGVLIGVILRRTLAAMVVTLGFTVALQAVWGYFKLSLGDIVTATSKPVSPGTTITFPSVPRTAHWLDTSYVSGSGKRFDLTTCADTLSEEATTSCMKKADIVGASVDYLPISQMSGMQWLGASILFALTVGIVAFLFIWGRKRLV from the coding sequence ATGAGCACCTTCACCCGCCCCCCGACCGACGGCGAGAACAGGACGACGAACGAGACGATGAACGGCACCATGAACGCAACCAAGAACGGACCCAGGCACGGCGCCCGGAACGCGACCACCACGCAGGCCACCCGGCGGCCCCGCCTGAGTGGTATGACCTGGCTGGTCTGGCGCCAGCACCGGGCCGCGTTCTGGACCATGATCGCCGCCACCGTGCTTTGCGTGGCCTGGATGGTCTACCAGCGCGGCCAGATGATGGACTTCCTCGGCGCCTACGGCTTTCCCGCCAAGAACCTCGACGACGCGGAAAAGGAGTTCAAGCCGTACATCGGCGCGTTCACTACCGTCACCACGGGTCTCACGGCGATACCCGTCATGCTCGGTGTCCTCCTCGGCGCCCCGCTGCTCGCGGGCGACCTGGAGAACGGCACGGCCAAGCTGATCGCCGCCCAGTCCGTGAGCCGCAACCGCTGGCTCGCCACGAAGCTGGCGCTGGCCGGGCTGGTGGTGACGGTGACCACGGTCACGCTGTCGGCTGTGTTCGCCTGGTGGTGGAGCCCCATCAAGCTCCACTACGCGGACATCGACTGGGCCTCCCGGGAGTTCTTCAACACCACGGGTCCGGTGCCCGTCGCCCTCTCCCTCCTCTCCGTGTTCGGCGGGGTGCTGATCGGTGTGATCCTGCGCCGCACGCTGGCGGCCATGGTCGTGACCCTCGGATTCACCGTCGCCCTCCAGGCCGTCTGGGGCTACTTCAAGCTGTCGCTCGGCGACATCGTCACAGCCACCAGCAAGCCGGTCAGTCCCGGCACTACGATCACCTTCCCCTCGGTGCCCCGCACCGCACACTGGCTCGACACCTCGTATGTCAGCGGCAGCGGGAAACGGTTCGACTTGACCACGTGTGCGGACACGCTGTCGGAGGAGGCGACCACGTCGTGCATGAAGAAGGCGGACATCGTCGGCGCGTCGGTGGATTACCTCCCCATCTCGCAGATGAGCGGTATGCAGTGGCTCGGGGCGTCGATTCTGTTCGCCCTGACGGTCGGCATCGTGGCCTTCCTCTTCATCTGGGGTCGCAAGCGCCTCGTCTGA
- a CDS encoding S41 family peptidase, with protein MSATVVLSEQVAYREGRIVRFATATAATATVTALALAGPAAPAATAHQQGPDGIWRMDGYGTLLLIRNGIFQEYQTTAVSCLKGDSAQRTGPGTYTMPDGTVLTVRTPAGRDRGSLRVDGSVGDRNLRRIPELPDACTRPAPLGPLAAFDVFWHSFEENYPFFSAKGIDWHAVRDRYRPRVHAGTTRDELYAVFSEMVEPLYDAHVAVQDGDRVFAQVRPGTVMPTEELDTKVKTFIVARDLKDARNLQDFASGRITYADLPGWQGYLRISGFGGYADDGAPYAAQLAELDRTLDTVLSQERTQRLKGLVIDVRINGGGFDALGIHIAERLTDTSYLAYSKRARNNPADPTRHTRPQRAYVTPAQGPRYTGPVAVLTGGSTVSAGETFTQALMDRPGRMVRIGQPTQGVFSDVMPRKLPNGMSAWLPNEEFLTRSARTFDGTGIPPHLTEPVFTKEEFDKKRDSAFDRALNVLRNHGGATG; from the coding sequence ATGTCGGCGACCGTGGTGCTGTCCGAGCAAGTCGCCTACAGAGAAGGCAGGATCGTGCGTTTCGCCACGGCTACCGCCGCCACCGCCACCGTCACTGCCCTGGCCCTCGCCGGCCCAGCCGCGCCGGCTGCCACTGCCCACCAGCAGGGCCCCGACGGAATCTGGCGCATGGACGGCTACGGCACATTGCTGTTGATCCGGAACGGCATCTTCCAGGAGTACCAGACCACCGCCGTCAGCTGCCTCAAGGGCGATTCCGCGCAGCGGACCGGTCCCGGCACCTACACCATGCCCGACGGCACTGTCCTCACCGTGCGCACCCCCGCAGGCCGCGACCGCGGGTCCCTGCGGGTGGACGGCTCCGTCGGCGACCGGAACCTGCGCCGGATCCCGGAGTTGCCCGACGCCTGCACGCGTCCGGCCCCCCTGGGGCCGCTCGCTGCCTTCGACGTCTTCTGGCATTCCTTCGAGGAGAACTACCCCTTCTTTTCCGCCAAGGGCATCGACTGGCACGCCGTACGCGACCGATACCGGCCCCGGGTACACGCCGGGACGACGAGGGACGAGCTCTACGCCGTGTTCAGCGAGATGGTCGAGCCGCTCTACGACGCCCACGTCGCCGTCCAGGACGGCGATCGGGTCTTCGCACAGGTGCGCCCCGGCACCGTCATGCCCACCGAGGAGTTGGACACCAAGGTCAAGACGTTCATCGTGGCGCGCGACCTCAAGGACGCCCGGAACCTCCAGGACTTCGCCAGCGGGCGGATCACCTACGCAGACCTCCCCGGCTGGCAGGGCTATCTGCGGATCTCCGGCTTCGGCGGATACGCGGACGACGGCGCCCCCTACGCCGCCCAGCTGGCCGAACTCGACAGGACGCTGGACACGGTCCTCAGCCAGGAGCGCACCCAGCGCCTGAAGGGCCTGGTCATCGACGTGCGGATCAATGGCGGCGGCTTCGACGCCCTGGGAATCCACATCGCCGAGCGCCTCACCGACACGTCCTACCTCGCCTATTCCAAACGGGCCCGCAACAACCCGGCCGACCCCACCCGGCACACCCGCCCCCAGCGCGCGTACGTCACGCCCGCCCAGGGCCCCCGTTACACCGGGCCGGTCGCCGTGCTGACCGGCGGCTCGACCGTCAGCGCGGGGGAGACCTTCACCCAGGCCCTCATGGACCGGCCCGGCAGGATGGTCCGGATCGGGCAGCCCACACAGGGCGTCTTCTCGGACGTCATGCCGCGCAAGCTCCCCAACGGCATGTCGGCCTGGCTGCCGAACGAGGAGTTCCTGACCCGGTCGGCAAGGACCTTCGACGGCACGGGCATTCCGCCGCACCTCACTGAGCCGGTCTTCACGAAGGAGGAGTTCGACAAGAAGAGGGACTCGGCCTTCGACAGGGCACTGAACGTCCTGCGGAACCACGGCGGTGCCACGGGCTGA